In Deinococcus roseus, a genomic segment contains:
- a CDS encoding VOC family protein, translating to MTSEVSPILDLFSLTLEVNHLQKACDFYQQVVGLKVQALDEKQGTCTLEFSSGQQLHLWMPITRQVPSERLSQLGARGGSHVHWAMQIPKGTLQQAREHLGQHGIPWQEIDLASGDQPADLGLYFWDPAFHGLELREVDVQDERFPVVPPGQAAETGLPVVGLREVALAFQDYAAMKQRLPEAYGFAFLKEMEDRNFAQFTLGPWPERDGLFTPRRWLYAWDPQVGLADMLGGEHATVTFLADVDAVEKRVRQSGLSHFRDEQGLVVCDPEGHVFEFVPFEFMQD from the coding sequence ATGACCTCTGAAGTTTCGCCCATCCTGGATTTGTTTTCCCTGACCCTGGAAGTGAACCACCTGCAGAAGGCCTGCGATTTTTATCAGCAGGTGGTGGGCCTCAAAGTGCAGGCTCTGGATGAGAAACAGGGCACCTGCACGCTGGAATTTTCTTCCGGGCAGCAGCTTCATCTGTGGATGCCCATCACCCGACAGGTCCCGTCTGAGCGCCTCTCCCAACTGGGGGCCAGAGGGGGCAGCCATGTGCACTGGGCCATGCAAATTCCAAAAGGCACCCTGCAACAGGCCAGAGAACATCTGGGACAGCATGGGATTCCCTGGCAGGAGATCGACCTTGCCAGCGGAGACCAGCCTGCAGACCTTGGACTGTACTTCTGGGATCCGGCTTTTCACGGTCTGGAACTGCGAGAAGTGGATGTGCAAGATGAGCGTTTTCCAGTGGTTCCTCCTGGCCAGGCTGCTGAAACAGGTTTGCCTGTGGTGGGTCTCAGGGAAGTGGCGCTGGCTTTTCAGGATTACGCAGCCATGAAACAGCGCCTGCCAGAGGCTTACGGCTTCGCCTTCTTGAAAGAGATGGAAGACCGCAACTTTGCCCAGTTCACCCTGGGACCATGGCCTGAAAGGGATGGTCTGTTCACACCCAGACGCTGGCTGTATGCCTGGGATCCGCAGGTGGGTCTGGCAGACATGCTGGGAGGAGAACACGCCACCGTGACTTTCCTGGCCGATGTGGACGCAGTGGAAAAGCGGGTTCGTCAGTCAGGGCTCTCCCATTTTCGGGATGAGCAGGGTCTGGTGGTGTGTGACCCTGAAGGGCATGTTTTTGAGTTTGTGCCCTTTGAGTTCATGCAGGATTGA
- a CDS encoding DNA polymerase III subunit, whose product MNPFQIIGHQQVMHTLRTQSAHAFLLLGPQRVGRKALAHFIAALANCAHGTACGSCPSCLAIARDTHTDVMFVAPKSETSTGKQARRKIIPVKVITERRDEGHDYDQHVVEWLQIAPHTRRKVVIFDGAEHLNAEAANALLKTLEEPPHRAMFVFIAEDQQLVLPTIMSRCARIFVPPVPEAEMHQALLHLENQIDPDLLAFAAGRPGVLFERETVREALVQARELVQGLESSMLDALSAAEKLEKSFNPEWHPEALLFAFRHHPLSVRARADQALSEALERLEQYANPALVFQVLALKLREALGRV is encoded by the coding sequence ATGAACCCTTTCCAGATCATCGGACACCAGCAGGTGATGCACACCCTGCGCACCCAGTCTGCCCATGCCTTTTTGTTGCTGGGTCCCCAGCGGGTGGGGCGCAAAGCCCTGGCCCACTTCATTGCGGCACTGGCCAACTGTGCACATGGCACCGCCTGCGGAAGTTGTCCGTCCTGCCTGGCCATTGCACGGGACACCCACACCGATGTGATGTTCGTGGCCCCCAAAAGCGAAACCAGCACCGGAAAACAGGCCCGCAGGAAAATCATCCCGGTCAAGGTGATCACCGAACGCCGAGACGAAGGCCACGACTACGACCAGCACGTGGTGGAGTGGCTGCAGATTGCTCCCCACACCCGCCGCAAGGTGGTGATTTTTGACGGTGCAGAACACCTGAATGCAGAGGCCGCCAACGCCCTGCTGAAAACGCTGGAAGAGCCCCCCCACCGGGCCATGTTCGTGTTCATTGCCGAGGACCAGCAACTGGTGCTCCCCACCATCATGTCCCGCTGTGCCCGCATTTTTGTGCCTCCGGTCCCGGAAGCCGAAATGCACCAGGCCCTGTTGCACCTGGAAAACCAGATTGACCCTGACCTGCTGGCTTTTGCCGCAGGCCGTCCTGGCGTGCTCTTCGAGCGGGAAACCGTGCGCGAAGCTCTGGTTCAGGCCCGTGAACTGGTGCAGGGTCTGGAAAGCAGCATGCTGGACGCCCTCTCCGCAGCCGAAAAACTGGAGAAATCCTTCAACCCCGAATGGCACCCGGAAGCCTTGCTTTTCGCTTTCAGGCACCACCCCCTTTCCGTGCGCGCCAGGGCAGACCAGGCCCTCTCAGAAGCCCTGGAACGGCTGGAACAGTACGCCAATCCGGCCCTGGTGTTTCAGGTGCTGGCCC
- the hemW gene encoding radical SAM family heme chaperone HemW, protein MLNPVKHLYLHVPFCPTLCPYCDFHVLTRTSGMVEQYLQRICEEVQHQAALYPVDLKTVYFGGGTPSFLRDAEMVHLVESVRSGLGWGQEENTLEINPGTVTLERAALWKDLGFDRASVGVQSLNDTTLKFLGRQHNAQQACKAIEILLEVGFRVSGDLITAVPGQHLQEDIKGLSELGIDHISAYTLTIEEGTEFYRRGVQVREEDEREGFELTAELLTQQGFERYEISNYARPGAHSRHNLAYWTNQHYLGIGPGASGHYPTSRPNLLSQRITNPRLYDWLKMPFTERDIEDIAPADFVTDALFMGLRLKQGVDLALLTRQSGLDVLERYQEPLQKHLNKGLLTLQEGVLKATEEGKWVLNQIITDFLLRDAEDAEDSGA, encoded by the coding sequence ATGCTGAACCCTGTCAAACACCTCTACCTGCATGTGCCTTTCTGCCCGACCCTGTGTCCGTACTGTGATTTTCACGTGCTGACCCGCACTTCGGGCATGGTGGAGCAGTACCTGCAGCGCATCTGCGAGGAAGTGCAACATCAGGCTGCACTTTACCCTGTGGACCTCAAAACCGTTTATTTCGGGGGGGGCACCCCGTCTTTCCTGCGGGATGCAGAGATGGTGCATCTGGTGGAAAGCGTGCGCTCAGGGCTGGGCTGGGGCCAGGAAGAGAACACCCTGGAAATCAATCCGGGCACCGTGACCCTGGAGCGTGCAGCACTCTGGAAAGACCTGGGGTTTGACCGGGCCAGTGTGGGGGTGCAAAGCCTGAACGACACCACCCTGAAATTTCTGGGCCGGCAGCACAATGCACAGCAGGCCTGCAAGGCCATCGAGATCCTGCTGGAAGTGGGCTTTCGGGTGTCTGGCGACCTGATCACGGCGGTTCCGGGCCAGCACCTGCAGGAAGACATCAAAGGTCTGTCTGAACTGGGCATTGACCACATCTCTGCGTACACCCTCACCATTGAAGAGGGCACCGAATTTTACCGCCGGGGCGTGCAGGTCCGTGAGGAAGACGAGCGGGAGGGTTTTGAGCTGACCGCTGAACTTTTGACCCAGCAGGGCTTCGAGCGGTATGAGATCAGCAATTATGCCCGTCCGGGAGCCCACTCCAGGCACAATCTGGCGTACTGGACCAACCAGCATTACCTGGGCATTGGACCGGGGGCTTCCGGGCATTACCCGACCTCCAGACCAAATTTGCTGTCACAGCGGATCACCAATCCCAGACTCTATGACTGGCTGAAAATGCCTTTCACAGAGCGTGACATCGAAGACATTGCCCCTGCAGATTTTGTGACGGACGCCCTGTTCATGGGATTGCGTCTGAAGCAGGGGGTGGACCTTGCTCTGCTCACCCGGCAGAGTGGTCTGGACGTGCTGGAAAGGTACCAGGAACCTTTGCAAAAACACCTGAACAAAGGATTGCTGACCTTGCAGGAAGGGGTTTTAAAGGCCACCGAGGAAGGGAAATGGGTGTTGAACCAGATCATCACCGATTTTCTGTTGCGGGATGCAGAAGATGCAGAAGATTCTGGAGCCTGA
- a CDS encoding ArsR/SmtB family transcription factor: MIRIKVSPLDLSRVRFAFSPLWECVASFMVYQSPGFHALHLPWIKEARKLLGDFDTTLLEALIPRQLGNPPYYIPDFLTPPPLTPFPVFEEEVKQILQTSTAQVVYELNKLCSLRETRPEVIDAFLLEPELHLQKLVDTLRAYWDRVMAPYWVKVQVFLENDVLVRSRTLALEGPEQLFSGIDPTIRYEDGHVLIDRGRHEDSDARGRGIVLVPSAFVYPKSMSICEEPWQPTLFYPARGVGLLWGSAPAENHDQLEILLGNSCAKVMLNLPATTLELTERLHLAPGAISHHLGRLKNLGLAEPQRMGRFVYYRLTPRGNGLLTLFKDDSKFFESIVASPSAD; this comes from the coding sequence GTGATCCGAATCAAGGTCAGCCCTCTGGATCTGTCCAGGGTGCGTTTTGCTTTCAGTCCACTGTGGGAATGTGTGGCCAGTTTCATGGTCTACCAGAGTCCGGGCTTTCATGCCCTGCACCTGCCCTGGATCAAGGAGGCACGCAAACTGCTGGGTGATTTTGACACCACCCTGCTGGAAGCCCTGATTCCCAGGCAACTCGGGAACCCACCTTATTACATTCCCGATTTTCTGACCCCTCCCCCCCTCACCCCATTTCCAGTGTTTGAAGAGGAGGTCAAGCAGATCCTGCAAACATCCACAGCACAGGTGGTCTATGAGCTGAACAAACTCTGCAGCCTGCGAGAAACCCGCCCAGAAGTCATCGATGCTTTCCTGCTCGAACCCGAGTTGCACCTGCAAAAACTGGTGGACACCCTCAGGGCCTACTGGGACCGGGTGATGGCCCCTTACTGGGTCAAAGTGCAGGTGTTTCTGGAAAACGATGTGCTGGTGCGTTCCCGCACCCTGGCCCTGGAAGGCCCGGAGCAGCTTTTCTCGGGCATTGATCCCACCATCCGCTATGAGGATGGGCACGTGCTGATTGACCGGGGCAGGCACGAAGACAGCGACGCCAGAGGGCGCGGCATTGTGCTGGTGCCGTCTGCTTTTGTGTACCCCAAGAGCATGTCCATCTGCGAGGAGCCATGGCAACCCACCCTGTTCTATCCGGCCCGTGGGGTGGGCCTCCTGTGGGGCAGTGCTCCTGCAGAGAACCATGATCAGCTGGAAATCCTGCTGGGCAACAGTTGCGCAAAAGTGATGCTGAACCTGCCTGCCACCACCCTGGAACTCACCGAGCGGCTGCACCTGGCCCCTGGAGCCATTTCCCATCATCTGGGACGCCTGAAAAACCTGGGGCTGGCAGAGCCGCAACGCATGGGCCGCTTTGTGTATTACCGCCTGACCCCCAGAGGCAATGGCCTGCTCACCCTCTTCAAGGACGATTCAAAATTTTTTGAATCCATTGTCGCAAGCCCTTCTGCAGATTAA
- a CDS encoding DUF2087 domain-containing protein, whose amino-acid sequence MLQSTHLKNFLLLHHPHRQVVLEALQTGPHSLLDLVALLYNTQQTEHHLGKLQKAGLVKQDAAVYVLALDRFQEAQQKAQHPWLEKNRPFFQLLEQAFDENGVLRALPQQNNKKRALLEKLSLLFAADQKYTEKEVNALLLGFTRDPFLLRRSLIDAGLLSRTPSGSQYWRETHVPEI is encoded by the coding sequence ATGCTGCAGAGCACCCACCTCAAAAATTTCCTTCTGCTGCACCACCCACACAGGCAGGTGGTGCTGGAAGCCTTGCAAACCGGACCCCACAGCCTGCTAGACCTGGTCGCATTGCTTTACAACACCCAGCAGACAGAACACCACCTCGGCAAACTGCAAAAAGCAGGTCTGGTGAAACAGGATGCCGCAGTTTACGTCCTGGCTCTGGACCGCTTTCAGGAAGCCCAGCAAAAGGCACAACATCCCTGGCTGGAAAAAAACCGCCCCTTTTTTCAACTTCTGGAACAGGCTTTTGACGAAAATGGTGTTCTGAGAGCACTTCCACAGCAAAACAACAAAAAGCGGGCTTTGCTGGAAAAACTTTCCCTGCTTTTTGCGGCAGACCAGAAGTACACTGAAAAAGAAGTCAATGCCCTGCTGCTGGGTTTTACCAGAGACCCTTTTCTGCTGCGCCGCAGCCTGATCGATGCAGGGCTGCTGTCCCGCACGCCCAGTGGCAGCCAGTACTGGAGGGAAACCCATGTCCCAGAAATATAA
- a CDS encoding DUF2087 domain-containing protein: MTLSPEQVLEVCKALGDANRLRILGLLAARPRSVEKMAEALQIGVSTTSHHLSRLSKAGLVDAAAQGHYSIYSVRQETLNLMSQVLVNPAQLSGLLEVQADGDKYASKVLQVFLEADGRIKAFPTQQKKLLVLLAYVAKPFEQGKTYTEKEVNAVLSRFHADTATLRRNLVELGFMQREGGGGKYWRTPE, from the coding sequence ATGACCCTTTCCCCCGAGCAGGTTCTGGAGGTGTGCAAAGCCCTGGGCGATGCCAACCGCCTGCGCATTCTGGGTTTGCTGGCTGCCCGGCCCCGTTCAGTGGAAAAAATGGCTGAGGCCTTGCAAATTGGGGTTTCCACCACCTCACACCACCTGAGCAGGCTCTCAAAAGCAGGGCTGGTTGATGCTGCTGCACAGGGGCATTACAGCATTTACTCTGTGCGGCAGGAAACCCTGAATCTGATGTCTCAGGTGCTCGTCAACCCTGCCCAGCTTTCAGGGCTTCTGGAGGTGCAGGCAGATGGGGACAAATACGCCTCCAAGGTGCTGCAGGTGTTTCTGGAGGCAGACGGCAGGATCAAAGCTTTTCCCACCCAGCAGAAGAAACTGCTGGTGCTGCTGGCTTACGTGGCAAAGCCTTTCGAGCAGGGAAAAACCTACACCGAAAAAGAAGTCAATGCGGTGCTGTCCCGTTTCCATGCAGACACCGCCACCCTCAGAAGAAACCTGGTGGAACTGGGTTTCATGCAACGTGAGGGGGGCGGCGGCAAATACTGGCGAACCCCAGAATAG
- a CDS encoding DNA-3-methyladenine glycosylase I, producing MTEQPETLPQQQGQQHSYCLAVQSGKLDALHVHYHDTEYGFPLSEDNLLFERLVLEINQAGLSWSTILKKKDHFRVAFDGFDLQQVASYTTEDIERLMQDAGIIRNRLKIEATIENARRLLVLKEQHGSFRSWLDQHHPRTKADWVKLFRQTFRFVGGEIVGEFLLSTGYLPEAHHPDCPVQETILQLSPPWSRRP from the coding sequence ATGACCGAACAGCCAGAGACCCTTCCTCAGCAACAGGGCCAGCAACACAGCTACTGTCTGGCGGTGCAATCCGGGAAGCTGGACGCCCTGCACGTGCACTACCACGACACCGAGTATGGTTTTCCCCTCTCAGAAGACAACCTGCTCTTTGAGCGTCTGGTGCTGGAAATCAACCAGGCGGGCCTCTCCTGGAGCACCATCCTGAAGAAGAAAGACCATTTTCGGGTGGCTTTCGATGGTTTCGATCTGCAGCAGGTGGCCTCTTACACCACAGAGGACATCGAGCGCCTGATGCAGGATGCGGGGATCATCCGCAACCGTCTGAAAATCGAGGCCACCATCGAGAATGCCCGGCGGTTGCTGGTTTTAAAAGAACAGCATGGCTCCTTTCGGTCATGGCTGGATCAGCACCATCCCAGAACAAAAGCAGACTGGGTCAAACTTTTCAGGCAGACCTTCCGTTTTGTGGGAGGAGAGATTGTGGGTGAATTCCTGCTCAGCACCGGATACCTGCCAGAGGCACACCATCCCGATTGCCCGGTGCAAGAGACCATCTTGCAGCTTTCCCCTCCCTGGTCCAGACGGCCCTGA
- a CDS encoding GIY-YIG nuclease family protein has translation MSQKYKGFTPLMGIWIIRNHKNGKVLLGASEHAQAKLNAYQFQLKMGSCMVRSLQQDWNQDGPENFSFEILDELEPDPGKGEHFDYRQDLKDLEALWLEDLQPYEPRGYHKPRKS, from the coding sequence ATGTCCCAGAAATATAAAGGCTTCACGCCCCTGATGGGCATCTGGATCATCCGCAACCACAAGAACGGCAAGGTGCTGCTGGGAGCCAGTGAACACGCCCAGGCCAAACTGAACGCCTACCAGTTCCAGTTGAAAATGGGGAGCTGCATGGTGCGCTCTTTGCAGCAAGACTGGAATCAGGATGGCCCGGAAAACTTCAGCTTCGAGATTCTCGATGAACTGGAACCCGATCCTGGCAAGGGAGAGCACTTTGATTACCGCCAGGATCTCAAAGACCTGGAGGCATTGTGGCTGGAAGACCTGCAGCCTTACGAGCCCAGAGGGTACCACAAGCCCAGAAAATCCTGA
- a CDS encoding metallophosphoesterase family protein: protein MRTLIFSDIHANLEAFEAVLQDAEKRQYDRMVFLGDAIGYGGSPVEVLQHLVALGVPSIQGNHESNLIRLTRNQQLLINAPAQLALKWQLDQLSEADLLTINGWGKTLRLDATQSRFNELLCVHGSPSNPDKYLDSTSHAREEFTLWDGRVCFYGHTHVPMIYSTLEGPVGEWVKSAPMKGNARAVMPPRARWMLNPGSVGQPRDGDPRASYGIFDDAGAIFEVFRVEYDFQTAGRKIINAGLPSGLADRLIIGR from the coding sequence ATGCGCACCCTGATTTTCTCTGACATTCACGCCAATCTCGAGGCCTTTGAAGCCGTGTTGCAAGACGCCGAGAAACGCCAGTATGACCGCATGGTTTTCCTGGGCGATGCCATCGGTTACGGAGGAAGCCCCGTTGAGGTGCTCCAACACCTGGTGGCTCTGGGGGTGCCCAGCATTCAGGGGAACCACGAATCCAACCTGATTCGCCTGACCCGCAACCAGCAACTCCTGATCAACGCTCCAGCACAACTGGCCCTCAAGTGGCAACTGGACCAGCTTTCCGAGGCAGATTTGCTGACCATCAACGGCTGGGGCAAAACCCTGCGCCTGGACGCCACCCAATCCCGCTTCAATGAGCTTTTGTGCGTGCACGGCAGCCCTTCCAACCCGGACAAGTACCTGGACAGCACCTCCCACGCCCGTGAAGAATTCACTTTGTGGGACGGACGGGTCTGCTTTTACGGTCACACCCACGTTCCCATGATCTACTCCACCCTGGAAGGTCCTGTGGGCGAATGGGTCAAGAGTGCCCCCATGAAAGGCAACGCCCGTGCCGTGATGCCCCCCAGGGCACGCTGGATGCTCAACCCTGGCAGTGTGGGACAGCCCCGCGACGGAGATCCCCGTGCAAGTTACGGCATTTTTGATGATGCTGGAGCAATCTTTGAAGTGTTCCGGGTGGAATACGACTTCCAGACCGCAGGACGCAAGATCATCAATGCGGGCCTGCCTTCCGGTCTGGCAGACCGCCTGATCATCGGACGCTGA
- a CDS encoding DUF421 domain-containing protein — protein sequence MEPILHGAILYFSLMLIFRVAGKRSLAQTTTFDFVLLLIISETVDNYFMKQDYSYVGVLSLVVTLIGLDILLSKVKQKSPLLERWMDDVPVILIDQGKVLDAHLKKSRIDLSDILEAARTSQGIERLDQIKYAILERSGTISVVPKEQA from the coding sequence ATGGAACCCATCTTGCACGGTGCCATCCTGTATTTTTCCCTGATGCTGATTTTCCGGGTGGCGGGAAAGCGCAGTCTGGCCCAGACCACCACCTTCGATTTTGTGTTGCTGCTGATCATCAGCGAAACAGTGGACAATTACTTCATGAAACAGGATTACTCCTATGTGGGGGTGCTGTCTCTGGTGGTCACCCTGATCGGACTGGACATCCTGCTCTCGAAAGTCAAGCAGAAATCCCCCCTGCTGGAACGCTGGATGGACGATGTTCCGGTGATCCTGATCGATCAGGGCAAGGTGCTGGATGCCCACCTGAAAAAATCCCGCATTGACCTTTCAGACATTCTGGAAGCGGCCCGCACCAGCCAGGGCATTGAACGGCTGGACCAGATCAAATACGCCATTCTGGAGCGTTCTGGCACCATTTCGGTGGTGCCAAAGGAGCAAGCATGA
- a CDS encoding MFS transporter — MPRSQLFQIQPFTRYLTGNAISAIGFGMQFIASSWITLELTGKGSSVAWLMVAHALPGLLFSPFAGVLVDRLDQRKLAALTDFVRALVVLLVPLLYLSGHLQAWHLYLMEFLVALGDTLWRPATVAMVRKVVPSPLLLQANIYTRTAVQLGMILGAGVGGFVLAGASPMWAMVVNGISFLISAAFIGSIHFQDPRSTSSEKTPRIQLFADMQAGLAYIRQNPGLVLPYIIISMVWTTPQTLNTLSAVFAKDVLKVGTVGFGLIDAGWAVGSVVGSFLLSRLVHKLGRPRLMVLWLFLLASMVFLHGQSWSLVSAIITTVLMGFFVCINVVYQTHVQEETALEFQGRVQSTFNTLYSVLVLGIYVFMGYLGEHYGPRLAFTLQSLVIVVAGVLAVVRFGPEAFGRKAPRISEQQA, encoded by the coding sequence ATGCCACGTTCCCAGTTGTTTCAAATTCAACCTTTCACCCGCTACCTGACCGGAAATGCCATTTCTGCCATTGGTTTTGGCATGCAGTTCATTGCCTCAAGCTGGATCACCCTGGAACTGACTGGAAAAGGCTCCAGTGTGGCCTGGCTGATGGTGGCCCACGCCCTGCCCGGTCTGCTGTTCAGTCCCTTTGCGGGCGTGCTGGTGGACCGTCTGGACCAGCGCAAACTGGCCGCCCTCACCGATTTTGTGCGTGCTCTGGTGGTGCTGCTGGTTCCCCTGCTGTACCTGAGCGGTCATTTGCAGGCCTGGCACCTGTACCTGATGGAATTCCTGGTGGCCCTGGGAGACACCCTGTGGAGGCCTGCCACCGTGGCCATGGTGCGCAAAGTGGTCCCCAGCCCACTGCTTTTGCAGGCCAACATTTACACCCGAACCGCTGTTCAACTGGGCATGATTCTGGGGGCTGGGGTGGGTGGTTTTGTGCTGGCAGGCGCTTCACCCATGTGGGCCATGGTGGTCAATGGGATCAGCTTCCTGATCAGTGCAGCCTTCATTGGGAGCATCCATTTTCAGGACCCCCGCAGCACCTCCAGTGAAAAAACCCCCAGAATTCAGCTTTTTGCAGACATGCAGGCAGGTCTGGCCTACATCCGGCAGAATCCCGGACTGGTTTTGCCCTACATCATCATCAGCATGGTCTGGACCACTCCCCAGACCCTGAACACCCTCTCGGCGGTTTTTGCAAAAGATGTCCTGAAGGTTGGAACCGTTGGCTTTGGACTGATCGATGCAGGATGGGCGGTGGGTTCGGTGGTGGGCAGTTTCCTGCTCTCCAGGCTGGTGCACAAACTGGGACGGCCCCGCCTGATGGTCCTGTGGCTGTTCCTGCTGGCCAGCATGGTGTTCCTGCACGGGCAATCCTGGAGCCTTGTTTCAGCCATCATCACCACCGTGCTGATGGGATTTTTTGTGTGCATCAACGTGGTCTACCAGACCCATGTGCAGGAAGAAACCGCCCTGGAATTTCAGGGCCGGGTGCAGTCCACCTTCAACACCCTCTACTCGGTGCTGGTGCTGGGCATCTATGTGTTCATGGGCTACCTGGGAGAGCATTACGGCCCCAGACTGGCTTTCACTTTGCAAAGCCTGGTGATTGTGGTGGCGGGGGTGCTGGCCGTGGTGCGCTTTGGTCCCGAAGCCTTTGGCAGGAAAGCCCCCCGCATTTCTGAGCAGCAGGCCTGA
- a CDS encoding gamma-glutamyl-gamma-aminobutyrate hydrolase family protein: MSIPRVGITTSQLIDPALKRLFNGTSRLYAQGVLDAGGAPVLLPNLPEAADLYVKQLDAVLFSGGVDLHPGLYQEEPVLGLGEVDEERDAFEVALYHAARKAGLPILGICRGMQAINVFEGGNLYQHLPNHPEFWGDHSQKALPPNLAHEVHIAEGSLLAAHHPELKLRVNSYHHQAVKTLAPSLQMAATSSDGLVEAYQGDGIFAVQWHPELTFQKHPQHLGPFKILMDLLKVQV; encoded by the coding sequence ATGAGCATTCCTCGTGTGGGTATCACCACCTCCCAGTTGATTGACCCTGCCCTCAAGCGCCTGTTCAATGGCACCTCCAGACTCTATGCCCAGGGGGTCCTGGATGCCGGAGGTGCACCCGTTTTGCTGCCCAACCTCCCGGAAGCTGCTGACCTGTACGTGAAGCAACTGGACGCTGTGTTGTTCAGTGGAGGGGTGGATTTGCATCCTGGCCTTTACCAGGAAGAACCCGTGCTGGGCCTCGGAGAAGTGGATGAGGAGCGGGACGCTTTTGAAGTGGCCCTCTACCACGCGGCCCGCAAAGCAGGACTGCCCATCCTGGGAATCTGCCGGGGCATGCAGGCCATCAACGTCTTTGAAGGTGGAAACCTCTACCAGCACCTTCCCAACCACCCTGAATTCTGGGGAGACCACTCCCAGAAAGCCCTGCCCCCAAATCTGGCCCACGAGGTGCACATTGCAGAGGGCAGTCTGCTGGCTGCCCACCATCCAGAATTGAAACTCCGGGTGAACAGCTACCACCATCAGGCGGTGAAAACCCTGGCCCCATCTTTGCAAATGGCTGCGACAAGCTCAGATGGTCTGGTCGAGGCATATCAGGGAGATGGAATTTTTGCGGTGCAGTGGCACCCAGAGCTCACTTTCCAGAAACACCCCCAGCACCTTGGCCCTTTCAAAATCCTGATGGACCTGCTGAAAGTGCAGGTGTGA